In Micromonospora sp. NBC_01813, the following are encoded in one genomic region:
- a CDS encoding helix-turn-helix domain-containing protein — MRQLRQQIGLTLEQAAAYLNRDQSGLGRFERAEWPFPRQDVQLLLDLYCVGERPMRDYYLRLSEEAWRRDEWETEFDDAIYDRSFVDLPWLEGRATHIFAFDLGHVPGLLQTPEYAASLIREAETAQATEALIDRWVEMRMKRQAVLQGSQPVKFTSVLTESVLRARTGGAEVMRAQLDHLASLARRHHIEVRVLPMSAGAGAGVDGAFMVFGMPQPYPEVAYVEHFGGRVFLEWPKSTRFVRLYDRLTVSALTPKESGELIMTIAEEL; from the coding sequence ATGCGGCAACTACGCCAGCAGATCGGGCTGACGCTGGAGCAGGCCGCCGCCTATCTCAACCGCGACCAGTCCGGGCTCGGTCGTTTCGAGCGCGCCGAATGGCCGTTTCCCCGCCAGGACGTGCAGTTGCTGCTCGACCTGTACTGCGTCGGCGAGCGGCCGATGCGCGACTACTACCTGCGGCTCAGCGAGGAGGCGTGGCGCCGCGACGAGTGGGAGACCGAGTTCGACGACGCCATCTACGACCGGTCCTTCGTCGACCTGCCGTGGCTGGAAGGCCGCGCCACCCACATCTTCGCCTTCGACCTGGGCCATGTGCCGGGTCTGCTGCAGACGCCGGAGTACGCCGCATCGCTGATTCGTGAAGCGGAGACAGCGCAAGCCACCGAGGCGCTGATCGACCGGTGGGTCGAGATGCGCATGAAACGTCAGGCCGTCCTGCAGGGTTCGCAGCCCGTCAAGTTCACCAGCGTCTTGACCGAGTCGGTGCTCCGGGCGAGGACTGGCGGTGCCGAGGTCATGCGGGCGCAGCTCGACCATCTGGCCAGCCTTGCCCGGCGACATCACATCGAGGTGCGAGTGTTGCCGATGTCGGCGGGGGCAGGTGCGGGCGTCGATGGGGCGTTTATGGTCTTCGGTATGCCGCAGCCCTACCCTGAGGTGGCCTACGTCGAGCACTTCGGCGGCCGGGTATTCCTCGAGTGGCCCAAGTCCACCCGCTTCGTCCGACTGTACGATCGCCTGACCGTCTCAGCCCTCACGCCGAAGGAATCAGGTGAGCTGATCATGACCATCGCGGAGGAACTCTGA
- a CDS encoding uridine kinase family protein has product MYAGPARLGRVRLVVVDGPSGAGKSTFADRLAVACAALEPAEPAWPTEPAWPLGSARPATACGVAVVRTDDLLDGWLDQFTFWPRLRDWVLNPLRLGRPARYRRYDWAAERFGDQWITVAPPGVLVLEGVSAARAAIRPTATLSVFVTAPPSVCLARSLVRDGAALQPVLDRWRKAEELFFAADGTPGAVDLLVAGAALLPADSGSYRRIGGRLT; this is encoded by the coding sequence GTGTACGCCGGGCCAGCCCGCCTCGGCCGGGTCCGGCTCGTCGTGGTCGACGGCCCGAGCGGGGCCGGAAAGTCGACCTTCGCCGACCGGCTGGCCGTCGCCTGCGCGGCACTCGAGCCGGCCGAGCCAGCGTGGCCGACCGAGCCAGCATGGCCGCTCGGTTCAGCCCGTCCGGCAACCGCCTGCGGCGTCGCGGTCGTGCGGACCGACGATCTGCTCGACGGCTGGCTCGACCAGTTCACCTTCTGGCCCCGGCTGCGCGACTGGGTGCTCAATCCGCTGCGACTCGGCCGGCCGGCCCGCTACCGCCGCTACGACTGGGCGGCCGAGCGGTTCGGTGACCAGTGGATCACCGTCGCGCCGCCGGGCGTACTCGTGCTCGAAGGGGTGAGTGCGGCGCGGGCGGCGATCCGGCCGACCGCGACGCTGTCGGTCTTCGTCACCGCGCCGCCGTCGGTGTGCCTGGCCCGGTCGCTGGTCCGCGACGGGGCGGCGCTGCAGCCGGTGCTGGACCGCTGGCGCAAGGCCGAGGAGCTGTTCTTCGCCGCCGACGGCACACCTGGCGCGGTCGATCTGCTGGTGGCCGGAGCGGCGCTGCTACCTGCGGATTCGGGCTCGTATCGGCGGATCGGCGGCCGGTTGACGTAG
- a CDS encoding M48 family metallopeptidase, giving the protein MTADDDGATPPANSDIAGGNSTQSDGQEASPPARRRITLTGISSRAWEHPADRGALTALRELRGFDDVVKAFFGMWNERAFRLSYLASSIRADHRQYPRVHRLFSEAAATLDVPELPELYVTQSPVLGAQAIGLDKPFIVVNTACVQQLDDEELRTLLGHELGHVRSGHAVYQTILAILTRWAANLSWLPVGAIALRAIIAAMLEWWRKAELSGDRAGLLAGQDPAASLRLLMKLAGGGDLSQIDTAAFLEQAAEYEGGGDLRDSVHKLRMTAWSTHPVPVARAAALRQWIDSGGYGQVLAGEYPRRDDDSTASVTEEIKAAAQAYREEFGRSQDPLVGLLRRLGTGAADMGEWASGAAGRARSWASAASNTGRPGSRPR; this is encoded by the coding sequence ATGACCGCAGACGACGACGGCGCTACGCCGCCGGCCAACTCAGACATTGCGGGTGGCAACTCGACCCAGTCCGACGGCCAGGAGGCGAGCCCGCCAGCCCGGCGGCGGATCACGTTGACCGGGATCAGCTCGCGGGCCTGGGAACACCCGGCCGACCGGGGTGCGCTGACCGCCCTGCGCGAGCTGCGCGGCTTCGACGACGTGGTCAAGGCGTTCTTCGGGATGTGGAACGAGCGTGCCTTCCGGCTCTCCTACCTGGCGTCGTCGATCCGGGCGGACCATCGGCAGTATCCGCGGGTGCACCGGTTGTTCTCCGAAGCGGCGGCCACCCTCGACGTGCCGGAGCTGCCGGAGCTGTACGTCACCCAGTCTCCGGTGCTGGGCGCCCAGGCGATCGGCCTGGACAAGCCGTTCATCGTGGTCAACACCGCCTGCGTGCAGCAGCTCGACGACGAGGAACTGCGTACGCTGCTCGGCCACGAACTCGGTCACGTGCGCAGCGGGCACGCCGTCTACCAGACGATTCTCGCCATCCTGACCCGCTGGGCGGCGAACCTGAGCTGGCTGCCGGTCGGGGCCATCGCGCTGCGGGCGATCATCGCCGCGATGCTGGAGTGGTGGCGCAAGGCGGAACTTTCCGGGGACCGGGCTGGTCTGCTCGCCGGGCAGGACCCGGCGGCGTCGCTGCGACTGCTGATGAAGCTGGCCGGCGGCGGCGACCTCAGCCAGATCGACACGGCCGCCTTCCTGGAGCAGGCCGCCGAGTACGAGGGCGGCGGTGACCTGCGCGACAGCGTGCACAAGCTGCGGATGACGGCGTGGAGCACCCATCCGGTGCCGGTGGCTCGGGCGGCGGCGTTGCGCCAGTGGATCGACTCCGGCGGCTACGGGCAGGTCCTGGCCGGGGAGTATCCGCGTCGCGACGACGATTCGACCGCCTCGGTGACCGAGGAGATCAAGGCCGCCGCCCAGGCGTACCGGGAGGAGTTCGGCCGCAGTCAGGATCCGCTGGTCGGGCTGCTGCGTCGGCTCGGCACCGGCGCCGCCGACATGGGGGAGTGGGCCAGCGGAGCGGCCGGCCGCGCCCGGTCCTGGGCGAGCGCGGCCAGCAACACCGGTCGGCCCGGCAGCCGGCCCCGGTAG
- a CDS encoding DUF397 domain-containing protein, giving the protein MDDLSSVEWHISTRSSGGSGNCVEVGALADGRIAVRHSKAPDAAVIIYTRAEWDAFLAGARDGEFDFA; this is encoded by the coding sequence ATGGATGACTTGAGTAGCGTCGAATGGCACATCAGTACTCGTAGCAGTGGTGGTAGCGGCAACTGTGTGGAGGTGGGGGCGCTGGCCGATGGGCGGATCGCGGTGCGGCACAGCAAGGCACCTGACGCGGCCGTGATCATCTACACCCGTGCCGAGTGGGACGCCTTCCTCGCCGGGGCCAGGGACGGGGAGTTCGATTTCGCCTGA
- a CDS encoding cobyric acid synthase has product MQDRRERTGGGGGLLVAGTTSDAGKSVLTAGICRWLHRQGVRVAPFKAQNMSNNSAVVLGADGRGGEIGRAQAMQAAACGLEPQVRFNPVLLKPGSDRSSQVVLLGEAVDTVTATNYRAVRSRLADTVHATLAELRAEYDVVICEGAGSPTEINLRAGDFVNLGLARHANLPAIVVGDIDRGGVFAAMFGTVALLSAEDQAHIGGFVINKFRGDLGLLRPGLDMLRQVTGRPTLGVLPWQPDIWLDGEDSLAYGRTLGRPTTPRGRDTLRVAAIRLPRISNATDLEALAAEPGVRVQLTVDPADVAAADLVIVPGTKSTVDDLAWLRATGLADAVTAHAAAGRPLLGICGGFQMLGRAIHDEVESRQGSVPGLGLLPVEVTFAARKTVTRSAGRAYGMVPVRGYEIHHGYVSHVDPSTPPLITDTNNSTSDGTEGVRVGSICGTHWHGAFESDEFRRRYLDEVARQAGRHGFTVAPDTSFAGLREHGLDLLADLVEQHLDTDALWRLIESGPPAGLPFIPPGAPAAH; this is encoded by the coding sequence GTGCAAGATCGTCGAGAGAGAACGGGCGGCGGTGGTGGGCTGCTCGTTGCCGGGACCACCTCGGACGCGGGCAAGAGCGTCCTGACCGCCGGCATCTGCCGCTGGCTGCACCGCCAAGGGGTACGGGTCGCCCCGTTCAAGGCGCAGAACATGTCCAACAACTCCGCGGTGGTGCTCGGCGCGGACGGCCGAGGTGGCGAGATCGGCCGGGCCCAGGCGATGCAGGCCGCCGCCTGCGGGCTGGAGCCGCAGGTACGGTTCAACCCCGTACTGCTCAAGCCGGGCAGTGACCGGTCCAGCCAGGTCGTGCTGCTCGGCGAAGCGGTCGACACCGTCACCGCGACCAACTACCGCGCCGTGCGGTCCCGCCTCGCCGACACAGTGCACGCCACCCTGGCCGAACTGCGCGCCGAGTACGACGTGGTGATCTGCGAAGGCGCCGGCAGCCCCACCGAGATCAACCTGCGGGCCGGTGACTTCGTCAACCTCGGGCTGGCCCGGCACGCCAACCTGCCGGCGATCGTCGTCGGCGACATCGACCGGGGCGGGGTGTTCGCCGCCATGTTCGGCACCGTCGCCCTGCTCAGCGCCGAAGACCAGGCACACATCGGCGGATTCGTGATCAACAAGTTCCGGGGCGACCTGGGGTTGCTGCGCCCCGGCCTGGACATGCTGCGGCAGGTCACCGGCCGGCCCACCCTCGGGGTGCTGCCCTGGCAGCCCGACATCTGGCTGGACGGCGAGGACTCCCTCGCGTACGGCCGGACTCTCGGCCGGCCCACGACGCCGCGCGGGCGCGACACCCTGCGGGTCGCGGCGATCCGGCTGCCCCGGATCTCCAACGCCACCGACCTGGAGGCCCTCGCCGCCGAGCCGGGTGTGCGGGTGCAGCTCACCGTCGACCCGGCCGACGTCGCCGCCGCCGACCTGGTGATCGTCCCGGGCACGAAGTCTACGGTGGACGACCTGGCCTGGCTGCGGGCGACCGGCCTGGCCGACGCGGTCACCGCGCACGCCGCCGCCGGGCGCCCACTGCTCGGCATCTGCGGCGGCTTCCAGATGCTCGGCCGGGCCATCCACGACGAGGTGGAGAGCCGCCAGGGCAGCGTGCCAGGGCTCGGCCTGCTGCCCGTCGAGGTCACCTTCGCCGCGCGCAAGACCGTCACCCGCAGCGCCGGCCGCGCATACGGCATGGTCCCGGTGCGCGGCTACGAGATCCACCACGGGTACGTCTCGCACGTCGACCCGTCGACCCCGCCGCTGATCACCGACACCAACAACAGCACGTCAGACGGTACGGAGGGCGTGCGGGTCGGGTCGATCTGCGGCACCCACTGGCACGGCGCGTTCGAGTCCGACGAGTTCCGGCGCCGCTACCTCGACGAGGTGGCCCGCCAGGCCGGCCGGCACGGCTTCACCGTCGCGCCGGACACCAGTTTCGCCGGGCTGCGCGAGCACGGGCTCGACCTGCTCGCCGACCTGGTCGAGCAGCACCTGGACACCGACGCGCTGTGGCGGCTGATCGAGAGCGGCCCGCCGGCCGGGCTGCCGTTCATCCCGCCCGGAGCACCCGCAGCGCATTGA
- a CDS encoding cobalamin biosynthesis protein: MATSAGRFRLSAVAATAGGMVAGYALDALLGDPRRWHPVAGYGRFAGAVERRMYRPTRRAGAAYTAVAVGAPVLAAAAASVLTRRHPLARATIVAGATWAVLGGRTLRTESKVMARALRHGDVPAARRRLNHLCGRDPATLEAPELARATVESVAENTSDAVVAPLFWGAVAGLPGLVGYRAANTLDAMVGHRSPRYERFGTASARLDDVLNFVPSRLTGLAAVAWAPAVKGDRVRAWRVWRRDRADHPSPNAGQCEAAFAGALGVRLGGRNVYFGRSEVRPYLGDGPRPSPRQIKRAATLSRLVGHTAVAAVPVVAAAALTLPTFSTILQLSRAFVRNVRR, translated from the coding sequence GTGGCTACCAGCGCTGGCAGGTTCAGGTTGTCGGCTGTCGCCGCCACGGCCGGCGGGATGGTCGCCGGCTACGCCCTCGACGCGCTGCTCGGTGACCCTCGCCGCTGGCATCCGGTGGCCGGCTACGGCAGGTTCGCGGGCGCCGTCGAGCGTCGGATGTACCGGCCGACCCGTCGGGCAGGTGCCGCCTACACGGCGGTCGCGGTCGGTGCGCCGGTGCTCGCGGCAGCGGCCGCTTCGGTGCTGACCCGCCGGCATCCGCTCGCCCGGGCGACGATCGTCGCCGGCGCGACCTGGGCGGTGCTCGGCGGGCGCACCCTGCGGACCGAGTCGAAGGTGATGGCGCGGGCGCTGCGCCACGGCGACGTACCGGCTGCCCGTCGCCGGCTCAATCACCTGTGTGGCCGGGACCCGGCCACCCTCGAAGCGCCGGAGTTGGCCCGCGCGACGGTCGAGTCGGTCGCCGAGAACACCTCGGACGCCGTGGTCGCCCCACTGTTCTGGGGAGCCGTCGCCGGGCTGCCCGGCCTGGTCGGGTACCGCGCGGCGAACACCCTGGACGCGATGGTCGGGCACCGGTCGCCGCGCTACGAGCGTTTCGGCACCGCCTCGGCGCGACTCGACGACGTGCTGAACTTCGTGCCGTCGCGGCTGACCGGCCTGGCCGCCGTGGCGTGGGCGCCGGCGGTCAAGGGTGACCGGGTGCGGGCCTGGCGGGTGTGGCGCCGGGACCGCGCCGATCACCCGAGCCCGAACGCCGGCCAGTGTGAGGCGGCGTTCGCCGGGGCGCTGGGGGTGCGGCTCGGTGGCCGCAATGTCTACTTCGGCCGTTCCGAGGTGCGTCCGTACCTCGGTGACGGACCCCGCCCGTCGCCCCGGCAGATCAAGCGTGCGGCCACCCTGTCCCGCCTCGTCGGCCACACTGCCGTCGCAGCCGTACCCGTCGTAGCTGCCGCTGCCCTCACCCTCCCCACCTTCTCGACGATCTTGCAGTTATCGAGAGCTTTCGTCCGGAATGTCCGTCGATAA